In one Pogona vitticeps strain Pit_001003342236 chromosome 14, PviZW2.1, whole genome shotgun sequence genomic region, the following are encoded:
- the TCTN2 gene encoding tectonic-2 isoform X2 produces MPPSLRGFGLERPIKNYFCSLLSPTNTPGSRFHGNRRSHAQDGGGPLPGLAMPLGGLLGALLWGLLGARAQDGLPGFQPSFVYMSGTVVTASLVSAPTDVFSIAVADNETGTLPLADCSGRNRTGDWSLNVTHQGNVSQVTVRLMRNLWLCTSNLTDCCAEALCLVEALQVSACRDSEVVARLLIQAEIYANTSSGNVTGRVEDNATVIPNQVFQPLGSCPCNLTAGACDFRCCCDSDCTSEVKLLFSGSCYTGIYGGDVSPPFDQLCSIRKGNRAPDWFPFLCVQSSLNNTPFLGYFYHGAISPSPQISSSFTIPFQMVPGKLTSGYKQGDPILTVQNEYFTVPQPFIAGQCARKAPVAFLQNFEAECLLTPCTEAGTTLTNVAVNSGTGDEVRLQVIQEKNTTHTDSCVGRECRNVTLAEDYIIVWEGKRIVEMKVNVLRGDVCPEEVLTQKFSVNFVSVNATSTEEMSGNPGYQVGRPVRAANFNSSDTVTTLNLWKPGGLGLCTSASLTPVLFGLNSASGCIMEVDLAENCSRLREKVMERFNSLVQASYVGKRGNSNTNVSDDWVEIIRSDTLSDDTNASLGDLKGICPDIPAHLNIQMMTADVGAIEGVAQQEILGVQISFSAITWQVQCPLVCEEKTGFLSISSDVQFIKILAQPPLPLTRFQMNYTEYDCRRNEVCWPELFYPLTHDYTGEPYSHSLAKGLVLVFLILLGVVLSDPWRRIYEAWTKS; encoded by the exons ATGCCGCCAAGCCTGAGGGGATTTGGCCTGGAAAGGCCGATAAAGAATTATTTCTGTTCTCTTCTTTCCCCCACCAACACCCCGGGCAGCCGTTTCCATGGGAACCGGAGGAGCCACGCACAAGATGGCGGCGGGCCTCTCCCGGGCTTAGCGATGCCCCTCGGGGGGCTCCTGGGGGCGCTCCTGTGGGGGCTCCTGGGGGCTCGGGCCCAGGATGGGCTGCCCG GTTTTCAGCCTTCCTTCGTTTATATGTCCGGAACGGTTGTTACTGCTTCTTTAGTCAGCGCTCCAACAGATGTTTTCTCTATTGCTGTGGCGGACAATGAAACAG GCACGTTGCCCCTTGCGGATTGCAGTGGAAGGAACAGAACGGGTGACTGGAGTTTGAATGTCACGCATCAAGGG AATGTTTCCCAGGTGACCGTGCGCTTGATGAGGAATTTGTGGTTGTGTACCTCGAACCTGACCGACTGCTGCGCGGAGGCCCTTTGCTTGGTCGAAGCTTTGCAGGTCTCGGCTTGTCGAGACTCGGAGGTGGTGGCCCGCCTGTTGATCCAGGCTGAAATATATGCCAATACATCTTCGGGAAATGTGACAGGACGAGTAGAAG ataatgCAACGGTCATTCCCAATCAAGTATTTCAGCCACTGGGGTCTTGTCCCTGCAATCTCACTGCTGGAGCTTGTGATTTCCGTTGCTGCTGCGATTCG GACTGCACCTCAGAGGTGAAGTTACTCTTCAGTGGATCGTGTTATACAGGAATCTATGGTGGGGATGTCAGTCCACCTTTTGACCAGCTGTGCTCTATCCGGAAAGGAAACCGGGCCCCTGACTGGTTTCCCTTCTTATGCGTACAGTCATCCCTTAACAACACACCGTTCCTTGGCTATTTCTATCATGGAGCAAT TTCCCCTTCGCCCCAAATCTCTTCGTCGTTCACGATTCCATTTCAAATGGTCCCAGGAAAACTTACTAGTGGTTACAAGCAAGGAGATCCGATTCTGACAGTGCAGAACGAGTATTTTACGGTTCCTCAG CCATTCATAGCCGGGCAATGTGCGAGAAAGGCCCCCGTTGCTTTCCTTCAGAATTTTGAAGCTGAATGTCTTCTTACTCCTTGCACTGAAGCTGGTACCACACTGACAAACGTAGCAGTAAACAGCGGGACTGGAG ATGAAGTCAGACTGCAGGTGATTCAGGAGAAGAACACCACTCATACAGACAGCTGCGTGGGAAGAG AATGCAGAAATGTGACACTTGCAGAAGATTACATCATCGTATGGGAAGGCAAGAGAATTGTTGAAATGAAAGTTAACGTACTTCGTGGGGATGTATGTCCAGAAG aggtACTAACACAGAAATTCTCGGTCAACTTTGTGAGTGTAAATGCTACCAGCACAGAAGAAATGTCTGGAAATCCAG GTTACCAAGTTGGAAGGCCAGTCAGAGCAGCAAATTTCAACTCTTCAGACACTGTTACCACCTTAAATCTTTGGAAGCCAG GTGGCCTCGGCTTGTGTACATCAGCGAGTCTCACGCCAGTTTTGTTTGGACTAAATTCAGCCTCTGGATGCATTATGGAAGTTGACCTTGCAGAGAACTGCAGCCGGTTGAG GGAAAAGGTTATGGAAAGATTTAACTCTCTGGTGCAAGCCAGCTACGTTGGAAAGAGAGGGAATTCCAATACGAATGTCTCAGATGACTGGGTGGAAATAATCC GTTCGGATACACTTAGTGATGATACAAACGCCAGTCTTGGGGATTTAAAGGGGATCTGTCCTGATATTCCTGCCCACCTGAATATTCAGATGATGACGGCTGATGTGGGTGCCATAGAAGGGGTGGCCCAGCAGGAGATACTCGGCGTGCAGATCAG TTTTTCAGCAATAACTTGGCAAGTTCAGTGTCCGCTTGTCTGTGAGGAGAAGACCGGCTTTCTTTCTATCTCTTCCGATGTGCAGTTTATTAAAATACTAGCTCAACCTCCACTTCCATTGACAAG atttcagatgaaCTACACAGAATATGACTGCAGGAGAAATGAAGTTTGTTGGCCAGAACTTTTTTATCCGTTGACACACGACTATACTG GAGAGCCGTATTCCCACTCTCTTGCCAAAGGTCTGGTGCTGGTCTTCCTCATCCTACTGGGAGTGGTGCTGAGCGATCCTTGGAGGAGAATCTATGAAGCATGGACTAAATCATGA
- the TCTN2 gene encoding tectonic-2 isoform X1 codes for MPPSLRGFGLERPIKNYFCSLLSPTNTPGSRFHGNRRSHAQDGGGPLPGLAMPLGGLLGALLWGLLGARAQDGLPGFQPSFVYMSGTVVTASLVSAPTDVFSIAVADNETGTLPLADCSGRNRTGDWSLNVTHQGNVSQVTVRLMRNLWLCTSNLTDCCAEALCLVEALQVSACRDSEVVARLLIQAEIYANTSSGNVTGRVEDNATVIPNQVFQPLGSCPCNLTAGACDFRCCCDSDCTSEVKLLFSGSCYTGIYGGDVSPPFDQLCSIRKGNRAPDWFPFLCVQSSLNNTPFLGYFYHGAISPSPQISSSFTIPFQMVPGKLTSGYKQGDPILTVQNEYFTVPQPFIAGQCARKAPVAFLQNFEAECLLTPCTEAGTTLTNVAVNSGTGDEVRLQVIQEKNTTHTDSCVGRECRNVTLAEDYIIVWEGKRIVEMKVNVLRGDVCPEEVLTQKFSVNFVSVNATSTEEMSGNPGYQVGRPVRAANFNSSDTVTTLNLWKPGGLGLCTSASLTPVLFGLNSASGCIMEVDLAENCSRLREKVMERFNSLVQASYVGKRGNSNTNVSDDWVEIIPGSDTLSDDTNASLGDLKGICPDIPAHLNIQMMTADVGAIEGVAQQEILGVQISFSAITWQVQCPLVCEEKTGFLSISSDVQFIKILAQPPLPLTRFQMNYTEYDCRRNEVCWPELFYPLTHDYTGEPYSHSLAKGLVLVFLILLGVVLSDPWRRIYEAWTKS; via the exons ATGCCGCCAAGCCTGAGGGGATTTGGCCTGGAAAGGCCGATAAAGAATTATTTCTGTTCTCTTCTTTCCCCCACCAACACCCCGGGCAGCCGTTTCCATGGGAACCGGAGGAGCCACGCACAAGATGGCGGCGGGCCTCTCCCGGGCTTAGCGATGCCCCTCGGGGGGCTCCTGGGGGCGCTCCTGTGGGGGCTCCTGGGGGCTCGGGCCCAGGATGGGCTGCCCG GTTTTCAGCCTTCCTTCGTTTATATGTCCGGAACGGTTGTTACTGCTTCTTTAGTCAGCGCTCCAACAGATGTTTTCTCTATTGCTGTGGCGGACAATGAAACAG GCACGTTGCCCCTTGCGGATTGCAGTGGAAGGAACAGAACGGGTGACTGGAGTTTGAATGTCACGCATCAAGGG AATGTTTCCCAGGTGACCGTGCGCTTGATGAGGAATTTGTGGTTGTGTACCTCGAACCTGACCGACTGCTGCGCGGAGGCCCTTTGCTTGGTCGAAGCTTTGCAGGTCTCGGCTTGTCGAGACTCGGAGGTGGTGGCCCGCCTGTTGATCCAGGCTGAAATATATGCCAATACATCTTCGGGAAATGTGACAGGACGAGTAGAAG ataatgCAACGGTCATTCCCAATCAAGTATTTCAGCCACTGGGGTCTTGTCCCTGCAATCTCACTGCTGGAGCTTGTGATTTCCGTTGCTGCTGCGATTCG GACTGCACCTCAGAGGTGAAGTTACTCTTCAGTGGATCGTGTTATACAGGAATCTATGGTGGGGATGTCAGTCCACCTTTTGACCAGCTGTGCTCTATCCGGAAAGGAAACCGGGCCCCTGACTGGTTTCCCTTCTTATGCGTACAGTCATCCCTTAACAACACACCGTTCCTTGGCTATTTCTATCATGGAGCAAT TTCCCCTTCGCCCCAAATCTCTTCGTCGTTCACGATTCCATTTCAAATGGTCCCAGGAAAACTTACTAGTGGTTACAAGCAAGGAGATCCGATTCTGACAGTGCAGAACGAGTATTTTACGGTTCCTCAG CCATTCATAGCCGGGCAATGTGCGAGAAAGGCCCCCGTTGCTTTCCTTCAGAATTTTGAAGCTGAATGTCTTCTTACTCCTTGCACTGAAGCTGGTACCACACTGACAAACGTAGCAGTAAACAGCGGGACTGGAG ATGAAGTCAGACTGCAGGTGATTCAGGAGAAGAACACCACTCATACAGACAGCTGCGTGGGAAGAG AATGCAGAAATGTGACACTTGCAGAAGATTACATCATCGTATGGGAAGGCAAGAGAATTGTTGAAATGAAAGTTAACGTACTTCGTGGGGATGTATGTCCAGAAG aggtACTAACACAGAAATTCTCGGTCAACTTTGTGAGTGTAAATGCTACCAGCACAGAAGAAATGTCTGGAAATCCAG GTTACCAAGTTGGAAGGCCAGTCAGAGCAGCAAATTTCAACTCTTCAGACACTGTTACCACCTTAAATCTTTGGAAGCCAG GTGGCCTCGGCTTGTGTACATCAGCGAGTCTCACGCCAGTTTTGTTTGGACTAAATTCAGCCTCTGGATGCATTATGGAAGTTGACCTTGCAGAGAACTGCAGCCGGTTGAG GGAAAAGGTTATGGAAAGATTTAACTCTCTGGTGCAAGCCAGCTACGTTGGAAAGAGAGGGAATTCCAATACGAATGTCTCAGATGACTGGGTGGAAATAATCC CAGGTTCGGATACACTTAGTGATGATACAAACGCCAGTCTTGGGGATTTAAAGGGGATCTGTCCTGATATTCCTGCCCACCTGAATATTCAGATGATGACGGCTGATGTGGGTGCCATAGAAGGGGTGGCCCAGCAGGAGATACTCGGCGTGCAGATCAG TTTTTCAGCAATAACTTGGCAAGTTCAGTGTCCGCTTGTCTGTGAGGAGAAGACCGGCTTTCTTTCTATCTCTTCCGATGTGCAGTTTATTAAAATACTAGCTCAACCTCCACTTCCATTGACAAG atttcagatgaaCTACACAGAATATGACTGCAGGAGAAATGAAGTTTGTTGGCCAGAACTTTTTTATCCGTTGACACACGACTATACTG GAGAGCCGTATTCCCACTCTCTTGCCAAAGGTCTGGTGCTGGTCTTCCTCATCCTACTGGGAGTGGTGCTGAGCGATCCTTGGAGGAGAATCTATGAAGCATGGACTAAATCATGA
- the TCTN2 gene encoding tectonic-2 isoform X3, with amino-acid sequence MSGTVVTASLVSAPTDVFSIAVADNETGTLPLADCSGRNRTGDWSLNVTHQGNVSQVTVRLMRNLWLCTSNLTDCCAEALCLVEALQVSACRDSEVVARLLIQAEIYANTSSGNVTGRVEDNATVIPNQVFQPLGSCPCNLTAGACDFRCCCDSDCTSEVKLLFSGSCYTGIYGGDVSPPFDQLCSIRKGNRAPDWFPFLCVQSSLNNTPFLGYFYHGAISPSPQISSSFTIPFQMVPGKLTSGYKQGDPILTVQNEYFTVPQPFIAGQCARKAPVAFLQNFEAECLLTPCTEAGTTLTNVAVNSGTGDEVRLQVIQEKNTTHTDSCVGRECRNVTLAEDYIIVWEGKRIVEMKVNVLRGDVCPEEVLTQKFSVNFVSVNATSTEEMSGNPGYQVGRPVRAANFNSSDTVTTLNLWKPGGLGLCTSASLTPVLFGLNSASGCIMEVDLAENCSRLREKVMERFNSLVQASYVGKRGNSNTNVSDDWVEIIPGSDTLSDDTNASLGDLKGICPDIPAHLNIQMMTADVGAIEGVAQQEILGVQISFSAITWQVQCPLVCEEKTGFLSISSDVQFIKILAQPPLPLTRFQMNYTEYDCRRNEVCWPELFYPLTHDYTGEPYSHSLAKGLVLVFLILLGVVLSDPWRRIYEAWTKS; translated from the exons ATGTCCGGAACGGTTGTTACTGCTTCTTTAGTCAGCGCTCCAACAGATGTTTTCTCTATTGCTGTGGCGGACAATGAAACAG GCACGTTGCCCCTTGCGGATTGCAGTGGAAGGAACAGAACGGGTGACTGGAGTTTGAATGTCACGCATCAAGGG AATGTTTCCCAGGTGACCGTGCGCTTGATGAGGAATTTGTGGTTGTGTACCTCGAACCTGACCGACTGCTGCGCGGAGGCCCTTTGCTTGGTCGAAGCTTTGCAGGTCTCGGCTTGTCGAGACTCGGAGGTGGTGGCCCGCCTGTTGATCCAGGCTGAAATATATGCCAATACATCTTCGGGAAATGTGACAGGACGAGTAGAAG ataatgCAACGGTCATTCCCAATCAAGTATTTCAGCCACTGGGGTCTTGTCCCTGCAATCTCACTGCTGGAGCTTGTGATTTCCGTTGCTGCTGCGATTCG GACTGCACCTCAGAGGTGAAGTTACTCTTCAGTGGATCGTGTTATACAGGAATCTATGGTGGGGATGTCAGTCCACCTTTTGACCAGCTGTGCTCTATCCGGAAAGGAAACCGGGCCCCTGACTGGTTTCCCTTCTTATGCGTACAGTCATCCCTTAACAACACACCGTTCCTTGGCTATTTCTATCATGGAGCAAT TTCCCCTTCGCCCCAAATCTCTTCGTCGTTCACGATTCCATTTCAAATGGTCCCAGGAAAACTTACTAGTGGTTACAAGCAAGGAGATCCGATTCTGACAGTGCAGAACGAGTATTTTACGGTTCCTCAG CCATTCATAGCCGGGCAATGTGCGAGAAAGGCCCCCGTTGCTTTCCTTCAGAATTTTGAAGCTGAATGTCTTCTTACTCCTTGCACTGAAGCTGGTACCACACTGACAAACGTAGCAGTAAACAGCGGGACTGGAG ATGAAGTCAGACTGCAGGTGATTCAGGAGAAGAACACCACTCATACAGACAGCTGCGTGGGAAGAG AATGCAGAAATGTGACACTTGCAGAAGATTACATCATCGTATGGGAAGGCAAGAGAATTGTTGAAATGAAAGTTAACGTACTTCGTGGGGATGTATGTCCAGAAG aggtACTAACACAGAAATTCTCGGTCAACTTTGTGAGTGTAAATGCTACCAGCACAGAAGAAATGTCTGGAAATCCAG GTTACCAAGTTGGAAGGCCAGTCAGAGCAGCAAATTTCAACTCTTCAGACACTGTTACCACCTTAAATCTTTGGAAGCCAG GTGGCCTCGGCTTGTGTACATCAGCGAGTCTCACGCCAGTTTTGTTTGGACTAAATTCAGCCTCTGGATGCATTATGGAAGTTGACCTTGCAGAGAACTGCAGCCGGTTGAG GGAAAAGGTTATGGAAAGATTTAACTCTCTGGTGCAAGCCAGCTACGTTGGAAAGAGAGGGAATTCCAATACGAATGTCTCAGATGACTGGGTGGAAATAATCC CAGGTTCGGATACACTTAGTGATGATACAAACGCCAGTCTTGGGGATTTAAAGGGGATCTGTCCTGATATTCCTGCCCACCTGAATATTCAGATGATGACGGCTGATGTGGGTGCCATAGAAGGGGTGGCCCAGCAGGAGATACTCGGCGTGCAGATCAG TTTTTCAGCAATAACTTGGCAAGTTCAGTGTCCGCTTGTCTGTGAGGAGAAGACCGGCTTTCTTTCTATCTCTTCCGATGTGCAGTTTATTAAAATACTAGCTCAACCTCCACTTCCATTGACAAG atttcagatgaaCTACACAGAATATGACTGCAGGAGAAATGAAGTTTGTTGGCCAGAACTTTTTTATCCGTTGACACACGACTATACTG GAGAGCCGTATTCCCACTCTCTTGCCAAAGGTCTGGTGCTGGTCTTCCTCATCCTACTGGGAGTGGTGCTGAGCGATCCTTGGAGGAGAATCTATGAAGCATGGACTAAATCATGA